The genomic segment TAACGCCCGGCGCTGTCCAGAGGTGCTTGGCCACTTAATAATCCGGTATTCGAGTCAAATTGCAGCCAATCGGGTAGAGCATCACCGGCAGCCAAGCGCACAGTAAAGTGCAAAGTATCTGCATCGGGATCGGAGAAACTCTGCGCTATGTTGAGCTGGACAAAATCGCCCACCGATAGCTGTTGATCGGTAAGCGGCTGTTGCACAATGGGCGCCCGATTCGATGCAATAATATTCAGCACAAAGGAATCTTGCACCTGGCCCACGCCGTCGCTTGCCAGCACTGTAATGTTTAGCTCGCCCGCAGCGTCCTGAGGCGCCATGCCGGTAAATTCACCGCTCACCGCATCAAAAGTTAACCATGCTGGCAGTGCGCTGCCATCTGCCAATCGGGCACTATAGTGCAACACGTCACCATCTGCATCCACAAAGGTATCGCTAGGCAGACGAAAACTATACGCCTGACCAATTTCTGTTTGTTGATCGGCGAGCGGCGTTTTTAATTCGGGCACCTCATTGACATTGCGCACCTCCAAATTAAAACCGGTGGTTATCGACGCGCCCTGGGCATCACTGGCGCTAACGCTAAGGCTGTAATCACCCAGATCATCGTTGCCAGGTGTACCGCTAAAAGTGCGCGTAGCAGTATCAAAATCCAACCAATCTGGCAGCGCAGCGCCATCGCTGAGCGTCACTTGAAAAGCCAAGTCGTCACCATCGGGATCGAAAAACGCATCTGTCGGCAAAGTGTAATTAAAGTCGCTGCCTTGCAATATCAACTGATCAGGCAGCGGATAATTTAAGCCGGGCGCATCATTAATATTCAGAATTTGTAGCGCTAAATTGACACCAGCGACTCCTCCCTGACCGTCGTGTGCTTGAATTAAAATTTCTTCGCTGCCGACATCATTGTTTCTGGGAGTGCCAGAAAATACTCCGGTACTGCTATCAAACCTCAACCAGGCAGGCAGAGGATCGCCATTCGTTAAAATGGCGGTATAAGTTAGCGCATCGTTATCGCTATCGGTGAAAGTGCCCTGGGGAAGTTGATAAAACCACTGGCTGTCTTGGGTAGCGGTTTGCGCCGGCAGTGCATTAACTAAAACCGGCGCGTCATTCACATTGATGACATTGATAGAAAAGTAGTCAAAGCTGGTGGCACTGGCATCACTGGCCGCCAGGCGTAGGTCGAGCAAGCCCACATCGGCGTTGCCAGGCGTACCAGAGAGCGTGCGACTTGCCGCATCAAAATTCAACCAAGCGGGCAGTTGCTCGCCTGCAGCAGTTTCTAATGCATAGGTCAGAATTTCGCCATCGTCATCCGTAAAAGTATTGGCCGGAATCTGTAAATAAAAGTCCGCGTCCTGCTCCACCGTTTGGTCCGCTATGGGATTAACCACTCGCGGTCCATCGTTGGTATTATCAACGTGCAAAATAAAAGATGTGGTTGCCGATGCGCTTTGTGGGTCGGTGGCTGTCAGCTGAATCGCTACACTGCCAACATCTTCATTAGCGGGTGTGCCGCTAAAGGTTCTTGTATCTGCAGCAAACGTTAACCAGTTGGGCAGCGATCCACCCCCCACGAGCTGGACTTGCAACGCTAGTACATCGCCATCTTCATCGCTAAAGGTATCTGACGGCAGCTGAAAACTAAAGGCAGAATCTTCAGTGGCAAACTGCTCGCCAATGGGCCTCGTCAAGGATGGCCCGTCATTAATATTGCTGACGGTGAGAGTAAACGTTTGTGTGGCTGGCGTACCGCCATTGCCGTCACTGGCCTGCACGTCAATATCAATACGGCCAACATCTGCCTGCAAGGGCGTACCGCTAAAACTGCGAGTACTGGAGTCAAATTGTAGCCAAGCCGGCAGCACGCCGCCCGAGGATAATCTGGCGGTATAACTTAGAGTATCACCATCGCTATCGGTGAAAGTATTTGCGGCAAACTGAAAATAAAAATTCGCACCTTCATCCACAAACTGATCGGCAATGGCACTATTTGGTTCGGGATTATCGTTAAGATTATTCACCGTCAAGGTGAAGGTGTCCGACGCCGACGCACCACCACTGCCATCGCTGGCTTGCACCTGAATATTCAGGCTGCCCACATTCTCTTGCAACGGAGTACCACTGAAGGTACGTGTGGCCGCATCAAACAGTAGCCAGGAAGGTAGGGCTGCACCACCGACTAATTGAGCGCTGTAACTCAGAGTGTCGCCGTCTGCATCGAAAAACGTATTGAGCGGAACCTGCCAGCTGTAAGGTGAATCTTCGTTGATGGACTGATCCGGCAAGCTATTAGCCAGTTCTGGATTGTCGTTAACGTTATTGACCGTGAGGGTAAAACTATCGCGCGCATCTGTACCGCCGTTACTGTCACTGGCGCTAACCTCTATTTGCAACTCGCCCACATCTGCCTGCGAGGGTGTTCCACTAAAGGTACGGGTAGCGGCATCAAAATTAAGCCAGGTTGGCAGCGCCGCGCCTCCCACTAAGGCCGCTTGATAACTTAGGCTGTCCCCGTCTTCATCGCTAAAGGTTGCCGCCGAAAACTGCCAGCTAAACGGAGAATCTTCATGGGCGGTTTGATCAGACAAACTGCCTGTAAGCGCAGGATCATCATTTACATGACTCACCGTTAATACAAACGAGTCGGTTGCTTCAGACCCGCCATTGCCGTCACTGGCACTTACCTCTATCTGCAAACTGCCAGCATCCGCCTGTAAAGGTGTGCCGCTGAAGGTGCGGGTGCTTGCGTCAAAGCTCAACCAGCTTGGCAAAGCCCCGCCGCCGGCCAAACGAGCCGTGTAAACGAGCGTGTCATTGTCGTAATCGGTAAAGGTATTGGCTGCGAACTGATAGCTGAAAGCCACGTCTTCACTGGCGGTTTGATCCACAAGCGCATTGCTGAGCAGCGGATCATCATTGGTATCCACAACCTGTAATTGAAAGGTATCTGAAGCCGGTGTGCCGCCGTTACCATCGTCGGCGTAAACGGTGATATCAATGCTGCCTACATCGCTGGAGCCAGGCGTACCTGAAAACGTTCGTGTGGATTCATTAAACGTAAGCCATGCAGGTAACGCACCTCCGCCTGCAAGCTCAGCGGTATACGTAAGCGTATCCAGATCAGAGTCGCCAAAAGTGTTTTCGGTGAAGGTATAGCTAAAGGCTTCATTGTCATTGGCCGACTGGTCCACTAACGGAAATTCTAAGTGTGGGTCGTCGTTGGTATTGGCGATAACCAAATCAAACGATTCGTCGGTTTGCCCACCCTTGCCATCACTGGCGAATATGTCTATTTCCCAGGTAATGGAGTCACTCTCACCCGGCGTACCATAAAAACGACGCGCCGCAGCATCAAAATTTAACCACGGCGGAAGCGAGCTTCCGTCACTGAGCTTGGCTTCATAAAAAAGTGTATCGCCATCGGCGTCGGTAAAAGTGTCGGCGGCAAAAATAAATTCAAAGTATGAGTCTTCTGCCCCGGTTTGGTCGCTGATTGGTCGGTTTAAAACAGGTGCATTGTTGGCCGTATGGCTGACAGAAAACGCTAAATCTCTGCCTGCATCCGCCACTCCATTATGATTAAAGTACTGACCATTCGCGTAAACGTCTGTGTTGTGTATGCCGATATACACAAAAGGGTCTAAATCAGAGCCCGTTGCGCTGGCCTTGATATAGTAATCTTGACCGCGGTTTAGCTCTACGCTGCCAAAAGAGAACTCGACCCATTCTAAGGAGTCACTTAACGCATCTGAGGTTTGAGCTGTACTGGCGAGAATATCGCCGCTAATGCCATCGCGCAATTCCAATGTGATGGTTTGCGTTGTTTGATCTGCAGCAAAAGGGTTAATACGAAGTTGCACCGATACAGTATCAACATAATAGGTTGAGCTGCCATCGGTTTGAGAAAAGCTCTGGTAGACATCCTGCCCGTTCGCTAAGCCGGTGCTCTCTGCTGCAGGTGGTGTGGCTTCATGCACCTGATGGGTAGAATCCGGCTCGTTGGCTATCACAATGTTAAATTGATCTTGCGCTGCCGTACCCCCATTGCCATCGTCCGCTATCACGTTGATGGCAATCGTTCCTACATCTGAATCTGTTGGCGTACCGCTAAAGGTTCTACTATTGGCATCAAAGCTTAGCCAAGCAGGTAGACTGCCCCCATCTATGAGCTGCGCGCTATAAGTTAATAAATCGCCATCGTTATCCGTAAAGGTATCAGCAGCAAACTGAAAGTTAAAAGCATCGTTCTCGGTAGCGGCTTGATCGGCAATAGGGTCATTAACGGTGGGGGGGGAATTGGGCGCAGCGCCACCGACTTTAAAAATCAGATCCCAACCACTGGGATGGGCGCTAGAGCTGTTCTCTAATAGGGCTCCGTCACTGTACTGATCAACGTCTTGATAACGGACAAAGACACTGTCCGAATCCGTGCCATTCGTACTCACCCGGATAGTATAAGTTTGCGCGTCGGTCAGGGTAACTTCAGAAAATTCGAATGTTTGTTCTGCAAACCCAGTATCACTAATTTGACTCGAAGCGACGGTGCTACTCGCCAGTATCGCCCCTCCCCAGCTGTCAAGAAGTTCAACTGTTATAAGCTGACTGTCGGCCGCTGATAGGCGCTCGAGCACAAGTGAAATTTCGCTAACTTCATAACTACCATTGCCGCTGACATAGGAAAATGTTTGTCCTACATCGTAGCCAGTGTAAATATCAAATTCCCGGTTTCCGCCAGTCGTTTCCACAAACGTAGTTTCAGCCAAGGTGCTCTTCCACGCCTGCTGCGCAATCTGGTCGATAGCTATCTCACTTTCGATAAGACCGTGCCGGTACTCTAAATCCCAATCGCCCCCCAAGGTGCTGTGGCCAGTGGTATCCGCACTGGCGGCAATGTCGGCCCCGGTAAGGTCACCCCAACGCTGCAGCAAAAGCTCTCCCGTTGGGGTTTGCGCCAGATCGCAGCCGTAAAACAGAATATCGGCGTTCTCTGACAGCACCGAGCGCCACTGCTTTAACACCTCGGAATACTGCTCGATGGTGGCATCGTTAATCTGTGTATTGCCCAGGCTGATGGCTCCGGGAGTGGCATGGGAAATTACGTGAATACTGTCGATGCCCTGCGCCCCAGCTAGGGCCTCGCTCATTTGCACCAGACCATCGTCGGTACTTTGCAAAAATACAACGCGGGTATGCGAGTCTTGCCCCAGCTCTTGCAGCAAGGTCTCTGTGTCCGCCACGCGAGAATCGACAAAAACGAAACGGGTGAGATGCTCGGCAGTGCGGGTATCGGGGTTTATGGCATCATCGGCTGCACTGACACCGGGATAGACCTGCAGCAAATCCACCTCGGCGGCAAATTGCTGCAGCTGCGCCTGTTCCAGATCACCATCATCAAACAGCAAGGCGTCAGCCGTTGCCGAGAACAAAAGCCGCGGCTCTAAAGGTTCAATGATGGGCCGACGCTTACGCCGCGATCTGTCCGACATTCAGCTTTCCCCTCGGGAGTCTGGGTAACTGCGATCCTTCAGGTTGGCCCCACAGGGCCTGGCAGGGTTCCTAACAACAACTGTTGATTCTAGCGCCAAGCGTGACAGCCTAGTAGCCATCGGTTAGATCGTATCAGCGTTAAAACCAAAGATTTATAACCGAAAAATTACACCTCAGGAAAGGTCACGCTACAGCGCTGGCCGCTAGGAACGCTCTGCTCGGCATTGGCGATTTCCAGGCGGACCCCAAAGGTATTACTGGGGCCATCGATCATGCGGTCGACACGAGCCACCGCAACCCGATACCCCTGCGCCGGGCCTATGTCTGGCTGTACTAAGGCGCGGCTGCCCGGGTGAATTTTTCCAAACAGATTTGCCGGTGCGTACACCTCTACCAGCAGGGGGTTTAACTGCGACAACTGCAAAATAGGCTCGTTATCAATGTGTTCACCCGGCTCTTTGTAGCGCTCGGTGACTACCGCATCGATAGGGCTAACAATGGTATAGCGCTTCAGATTTTCCTGGGCACGCTTGTGCTCCAATTGCGCCTGGCGTTTGCGGTCTTTGGCCTGCTCCAGCCGCTGCAAAGCCAGCGCGTGTTCGGTTTTGGCCTTGTCCAGCTCGGCAAACGAGGCCACCTTTTGGCCGTACAAATCCTCCACGCGCTTGAGGGCACGCTCGGCAAACTCCAACGCCAGTTGCTGCGAGGAAATATCGCTTTCAACCTCGGCCTGTACCCGGCGTAAATCCACCGTAGCGGCTTCAAGCCCAGACTCCAGCCGCGCCAGCACATCGCCAGCGGCAACGACATCGTTTTTCTCGACCAAGACTTCCGCAATCACACCTTCAACGGCGGTGCTCATTTCCACCTGAGTAAAGGGTTCGATGCGACAATCCAGCGTCACCCCCTGCTGGGCATATGCCCCAAGCGGCAGGCAAGCCGTCAGTAAAATGGCTGATAAAGCGCGGGTAATGGAATTCATTTGGCTGTGCATACGGTTGTACTTCGCGGTTTCTTATAATGTGTATCGGCAGCTCGGGCAGCGCCTTTATAACTGTGATACTTATCACAAAATCAGTTTAGCACAGGCATGAAATGGCTGGGCGTTATTTATACAGCTGACGGATAAATAGCTGATGCAGCTGGCGATACCAGCGCTTTATCAGCGGTTCGGGAGGATGGATGAATTTGACGTAAGCGCGCTGACCATAGTGAACCTGGCCATCGGGTTTAGGAATTTGAATGTCCAGCAAAAATATTTGCTGCTGTGTTTGCAGGCCTCTGGCGTCATCGCTTTTAACCGCCAAACGCCCTCCACCAGCGGCGCCCAGCGCAGCACTGGGCAATTGATAGCCCACCGCGGGTAGCTGAGACAACCTCTTGCCGGGCAGCACCGACTCCCTATTGCCCGCCAAGCGTACATCAATATTAACAGCGGCCTTTTGCACCAGCCCGGCTTGCTCTTGAGTGAGCGCAGTGCGCACCCGCAAATCACGCCGCGAACTCAGGCCCGAGGTGTCTACGTAGGCCAGCAAGTCGCCACGCTCTAGGTACCGGCCGGGCAAAATATCCGGGCTGGCCCAATACACCGTGCCGTCCGCAGGGCTTGCCACCTGTAGCTGCTCGACTTGCTGTTGTAAATCCGCAAGCTCCGCCCGCAGTACGGCTAAGTCTTCGCGCAGCAGGGCGGCACGCGGCCGGTCACTGCTAAAAAATTGTTCCGCCCGCAGCTGGTATTCCTGCACTTGCGCGCGCTTAACCGCCAGCTGCGAGCGTAACTGGGGATTGTGCAGCTCAAGCAAGCGCTGCCCCGCCGCGACCGTTTGACCATCGCTGACCGCCATGTGCGCGACCTGGCCCGCAGCGCCTGCGCGCAGGCGGCTGTCCTCTGGGAGCCAAATGACCCCGTCCACACGAGTACTCAGCGGCACAGGCACCACCGAGGTGAATAACGCCACCGCGATTAAAAACAGTGCCGTAACGGCGCCTATGCGGCGGCGCTCAGAGCTGTTTTCGGTATGGCCGAACAGCTGATAAAAGTAACGCACCAACGGCCAAAACAGTTGCAGGCTCAGCACCCACACAGCCAACAACAGCGCCAATGGCAAAGACACCCGGGCCAACAGCATAAAAATAAAGCCGAAGATCACAAACCGATACGCGGTGGCCGCCAGGCCATACGCCGTTAACCAGCAGGCGCCTACAGCGGTGCGTGCCTCGCCCTGGCAGGCAGTCAAACCATACCCATAACGCTCCAGTAAATAGCGCAACTGGGCGCGGGCACGCGATGCCAGGTTGGGGGTTTCAAGCCAGTCGCACAGCAGGTGATAGCCATCAAACTTTAACAGCGGGTTGCCGTTAAACAGCAAGGTCGAGACGCTGCCGAGAATCACTATATTGAGCAGCAGCGCCTGTAAAAAAGCGTTTTCTACCGCCAGCCACAGCATAAACGCCAGCGCCGCCAGCAGCATTTCCAAAGCCATACCGGCAGCGCCTACCATCAGCCGCTGGGCTTTTGAGCTAAAACCAGTAGCGGCCGTGGCATCCACGTACGGCAGTGGAACGCCCACTACAAACACTACCCCGCACTCGTACACATTGCCGCCAAAGGCTTTGGTAAACAAACCGTGGGATAGCTCGTGAAGAATTTTCATGGCCGGGTAGGTCAACCACAACAACAGCAAGTTGGTGGGGCTGAGTAAATCGCTAAAGCTAACGGCCGCCACACGGGGCCAATGCACCACAGCCAAGGCCAACGCCAGTCCCACCACCACCAGCCACAGCACGCCAACCCAGGGCTTGGCCAGCTCCAGCGCTAAAGGCTGCAAGCGATCGAGCAAAGCGTTGGGGTTACCCAGGCGGATTCGCCAGGTGAGCGGGTTTGCCCACATCCGTCGCCACCCGGCGCGACGGCTTTGCTGGCGCCGGGCGAACAGCGCCTGGGTGCTGGGGGGCATATCGCAGATTAATAAATCGGCCACCTGCAGATACTGCAGAAGCTCCAGTAAATCTTCAGCGTCGGGTAAATCGTCTGCTCCGCTGTGGCTCAGTCCTTGGCGC from the Gilvimarinus sp. DA14 genome contains:
- a CDS encoding putative Ig domain-containing protein — encoded protein: MSDRSRRKRRPIIEPLEPRLLFSATADALLFDDGDLEQAQLQQFAAEVDLLQVYPGVSAADDAINPDTRTAEHLTRFVFVDSRVADTETLLQELGQDSHTRVVFLQSTDDGLVQMSEALAGAQGIDSIHVISHATPGAISLGNTQINDATIEQYSEVLKQWRSVLSENADILFYGCDLAQTPTGELLLQRWGDLTGADIAASADTTGHSTLGGDWDLEYRHGLIESEIAIDQIAQQAWKSTLAETTFVETTGGNREFDIYTGYDVGQTFSYVSGNGSYEVSEISLVLERLSAADSQLITVELLDSWGGAILASSTVASSQISDTGFAEQTFEFSEVTLTDAQTYTIRVSTNGTDSDSVFVRYQDVDQYSDGALLENSSSAHPSGWDLIFKVGGAAPNSPPTVNDPIADQAATENDAFNFQFAADTFTDNDGDLLTYSAQLIDGGSLPAWLSFDANSRTFSGTPTDSDVGTIAINVIADDGNGGTAAQDQFNIVIANEPDSTHQVHEATPPAAESTGLANGQDVYQSFSQTDGSSTYYVDTVSVQLRINPFAADQTTQTITLELRDGISGDILASTAQTSDALSDSLEWVEFSFGSVELNRGQDYYIKASATGSDLDPFVYIGIHNTDVYANGQYFNHNGVADAGRDLAFSVSHTANNAPVLNRPISDQTGAEDSYFEFIFAADTFTDADGDTLFYEAKLSDGSSLPPWLNFDAAARRFYGTPGESDSITWEIDIFASDGKGGQTDESFDLVIANTNDDPHLEFPLVDQSANDNEAFSYTFTENTFGDSDLDTLTYTAELAGGGALPAWLTFNESTRTFSGTPGSSDVGSIDITVYADDGNGGTPASDTFQLQVVDTNDDPLLSNALVDQTASEDVAFSYQFAANTFTDYDNDTLVYTARLAGGGALPSWLSFDASTRTFSGTPLQADAGSLQIEVSASDGNGGSEATDSFVLTVSHVNDDPALTGSLSDQTAHEDSPFSWQFSAATFSDEDGDSLSYQAALVGGAALPTWLNFDAATRTFSGTPSQADVGELQIEVSASDSNGGTDARDSFTLTVNNVNDNPELANSLPDQSINEDSPYSWQVPLNTFFDADGDTLSYSAQLVGGAALPSWLLFDAATRTFSGTPLQENVGSLNIQVQASDGSGGASASDTFTLTVNNLNDNPEPNSAIADQFVDEGANFYFQFAANTFTDSDGDTLSYTARLSSGGVLPAWLQFDSSTRSFSGTPLQADVGRIDIDVQASDGNGGTPATQTFTLTVSNINDGPSLTRPIGEQFATEDSAFSFQLPSDTFSDEDGDVLALQVQLVGGGSLPNWLTFAADTRTFSGTPANEDVGSVAIQLTATDPQSASATTSFILHVDNTNDGPRVVNPIADQTVEQDADFYLQIPANTFTDDDGEILTYALETAAGEQLPAWLNFDAASRTLSGTPGNADVGLLDLRLAASDASATSFDYFSINVINVNDAPVLVNALPAQTATQDSQWFYQLPQGTFTDSDNDALTYTAILTNGDPLPAWLRFDSSTGVFSGTPRNNDVGSEEILIQAHDGQGGVAGVNLALQILNINDAPGLNYPLPDQLILQGSDFNYTLPTDAFFDPDGDDLAFQVTLSDGAALPDWLDFDTATRTFSGTPGNDDLGDYSLSVSASDAQGASITTGFNLEVRNVNEVPELKTPLADQQTEIGQAYSFRLPSDTFVDADGDVLHYSARLADGSALPAWLTFDAVSGEFTGMAPQDAAGELNITVLASDGVGQVQDSFVLNIIASNRAPIVQQPLTDQQLSVGDFVQLNIAQSFSDPDADTLHFTVRLAAGDALPDWLQFDSNTGLLSGQAPLDSAGRYALEVSASDGEHSVTDSFLLTVDDATSQVARLADVYLQEDAPAYNHALLSALQEKFPAGVSDIRLNDNSAPELFSRLAFDSATGNLQIALNANEFGRADLSFAGVDNNGQAITAHLTVHVGAVNDAPVVTDTALQLLTTETGRYQIPHSVWGSFFDQEDGFDLNFSVVANSYPQVAVISAIDSETGQLELSSGDTPGVTEITLRATDSQGSWVEHTLVVGVQQAPPDPNTPPPRGDNDDTIRLQPEPGAPVVVEPPQPDTVVPSEPSAPVVPGISGTVESTPALEIDVPVTVTDLPASDDLFSYQQSTDDRAVSDSQTEETSPGATDLTASAELPLIGLEPGLNTHLSVSDIAEFNQALSESRQQIEQVYREQQQQQNMIAAVSLSLGTGLILWALRASSLLFALMSVLPLWRGVDPLPILENIEKKKKLLARQKKDRRREDASAGEVGYLFDQSAVPSPGAKHD
- a CDS encoding efflux RND transporter periplasmic adaptor subunit yields the protein MNSITRALSAILLTACLPLGAYAQQGVTLDCRIEPFTQVEMSTAVEGVIAEVLVEKNDVVAAGDVLARLESGLEAATVDLRRVQAEVESDISSQQLALEFAERALKRVEDLYGQKVASFAELDKAKTEHALALQRLEQAKDRKRQAQLEHKRAQENLKRYTIVSPIDAVVTERYKEPGEHIDNEPILQLSQLNPLLVEVYAPANLFGKIHPGSRALVQPDIGPAQGYRVAVARVDRMIDGPSNTFGVRLEIANAEQSVPSGQRCSVTFPEV
- a CDS encoding biotin/lipoyl-binding protein, yielding MAASELVVEMADSDLQRSPLWQQLQNLKPQLASHAELTPRNYRGELYYVLHDKAGARFHRLTASAYELLGAMNGERTLPQILHVARQGLSHSGADDLPDAEDLLELLQYLQVADLLICDMPPSTQALFARRQQSRRAGWRRMWANPLTWRIRLGNPNALLDRLQPLALELAKPWVGVLWLVVVGLALALAVVHWPRVAAVSFSDLLSPTNLLLLWLTYPAMKILHELSHGLFTKAFGGNVYECGVVFVVGVPLPYVDATAATGFSSKAQRLMVGAAGMALEMLLAALAFMLWLAVENAFLQALLLNIVILGSVSTLLFNGNPLLKFDGYHLLCDWLETPNLASRARAQLRYLLERYGYGLTACQGEARTAVGACWLTAYGLAATAYRFVIFGFIFMLLARVSLPLALLLAVWVLSLQLFWPLVRYFYQLFGHTENSSERRRIGAVTALFLIAVALFTSVVPVPLSTRVDGVIWLPEDSRLRAGAAGQVAHMAVSDGQTVAAGQRLLELHNPQLRSQLAVKRAQVQEYQLRAEQFFSSDRPRAALLREDLAVLRAELADLQQQVEQLQVASPADGTVYWASPDILPGRYLERGDLLAYVDTSGLSSRRDLRVRTALTQEQAGLVQKAAVNIDVRLAGNRESVLPGKRLSQLPAVGYQLPSAALGAAGGGRLAVKSDDARGLQTQQQIFLLDIQIPKPDGQVHYGQRAYVKFIHPPEPLIKRWYRQLHQLFIRQLYK